A genomic stretch from Geothermobacter hydrogeniphilus includes:
- a CDS encoding DUF512 domain-containing protein has product MLEIIAVHPESVGRELDIEAGDFLLEVNGHAIRDLIDARFYLADSPLLLQIEKADGDLWELEIELGVEDDLGLEFAHPEPSRCGNNCQFCYVHQLPRGLRSTLYIKDEDYRFSFLYGAYVTLANLAESDLRRILEQRLSPLYVSVHAVTPEIRNRLLGKQAPPVLPLLKKLVSGGITLHTQIVLCPGINDGAVLQESISALADLRPGIASLAVVPVGLTGHRQALPTLRTPSRVEAERVLDLIEDRQRQFRTDGGRFVFAADEFYLKAQRPLPSAEHYEGFPQLENGIGLIAVFRQGTKAALRDAAGLPPFRLTTITGHSFHSELQAFADQLAACSEVELQVLAVPSRLFGGEISVAGLICGEDILSHLRGVDLGAGLLLPDIVLRDGSEQLLDDLSPAELSVRLGCPVTVIDSTAPGLVAGIRSFLSGENL; this is encoded by the coding sequence ATGCTTGAGATTATCGCCGTACACCCGGAATCTGTCGGCCGGGAACTGGACATCGAAGCGGGAGATTTTCTCCTTGAGGTGAACGGGCATGCAATCCGCGATCTCATTGACGCCCGTTTTTACCTGGCGGATTCCCCGTTGCTGCTGCAGATCGAGAAGGCCGACGGTGACCTCTGGGAACTGGAAATCGAACTCGGGGTCGAGGATGACCTGGGACTGGAGTTCGCCCACCCGGAGCCGAGCCGTTGCGGAAACAACTGTCAATTCTGCTACGTTCATCAACTCCCGCGCGGGTTGCGTTCGACCCTCTATATCAAGGACGAGGATTATCGTTTCTCCTTCCTCTACGGGGCTTATGTGACCCTGGCCAACCTGGCCGAGTCGGATCTGCGGCGCATTCTTGAACAGCGACTCTCGCCATTGTATGTTTCGGTACATGCCGTGACGCCGGAGATTCGCAACCGTCTGCTCGGCAAACAGGCGCCGCCGGTTCTGCCGTTATTGAAAAAACTGGTCAGCGGCGGGATCACCCTGCATACCCAGATCGTACTCTGTCCCGGCATCAATGATGGCGCCGTGCTTCAGGAGAGCATCTCCGCGCTGGCCGACCTGCGCCCCGGGATCGCATCGCTGGCTGTGGTGCCGGTCGGCCTGACCGGTCATCGTCAGGCATTGCCGACATTGCGCACGCCCTCTCGTGTCGAAGCGGAAAGGGTGCTTGATTTGATTGAGGATCGGCAGCGGCAGTTCCGAACTGACGGCGGACGCTTCGTCTTTGCCGCCGATGAATTCTATCTCAAGGCGCAGCGGCCGCTGCCGTCGGCTGAACACTATGAAGGTTTTCCCCAACTGGAGAACGGCATCGGCCTGATAGCCGTTTTCCGTCAGGGGACGAAAGCCGCGCTGCGGGACGCGGCCGGGTTGCCGCCGTTTCGCCTGACGACAATTACCGGACATTCCTTTCACTCCGAACTGCAGGCGTTCGCTGATCAGCTCGCCGCCTGTTCGGAGGTCGAACTGCAGGTGCTGGCCGTGCCCAGTCGTTTGTTCGGTGGTGAAATCAGTGTCGCCGGGCTGATCTGTGGTGAGGATATCCTTTCCCATCTGCGGGGCGTCGACCTCGGGGCCGGACTGCTGTTGCCCGATATCGTGCTGCGTGACGGCAGCGAGCAGTTGCTGGATGACCTGAGTCCGGCGGAGCTGTCCGTCCGGCTCGGTTGCCCCGTCACGGTGATCGACTCAACCGCGCCCGGCCTGGTGGCCGGC